A genomic window from Erythrobacter sp. BLCC-B19 includes:
- a CDS encoding dihydrolipoyl dehydrogenase yields MPQTGPLKADVVIIGAGSAGMSAYKSARNFTDSILVIEEAHYGTTCARVGCMPSKLLIAAAEAAHHAHHAGRFGIRVSQVGVDGRAVMTRVRAERDRFVGFVLEDVEGWPEAHKIKGSARFTAPGRLLLDDGTAIEAGRVVIATGSRAVWPSAWDALGDRLIINDDVFDWDDLPGSVAVFGNGVIGLELAQALARLGVRVKLFGRSGRVGPLTDPAVTDAAHAAFAAEYRFTPNAQVVAVERQGDAVVVTEQVDGHEIEERFDYLIAATGRRPNLDRLGLEHAGIALDERGTPIGWDRHTTRIGDSVIFLAGDAAPDAPLLHEASDAGRIAGENAARFPFVAPRHRRTAIGVVFSDPQIAMIGQSHAQLEQAKTSFVTGTVDFTGQGRSRVAGRNVGRLNIYAHRVTGKFLGAEMVGPAAEHIAHLLAWALEADRSVQQMLDSPFYHPVIEEGVRTALRAARDAMDATSPAHRPCLDCRPAA; encoded by the coding sequence ATGCCACAGACCGGACCCCTCAAAGCCGATGTCGTGATTATCGGTGCAGGCAGCGCCGGAATGTCCGCCTACAAATCGGCGCGCAATTTCACGGATTCGATCCTCGTCATCGAGGAAGCGCACTACGGGACGACCTGCGCACGGGTTGGCTGTATGCCCTCCAAGCTCCTGATCGCCGCAGCCGAAGCCGCGCATCACGCCCATCACGCGGGTCGCTTCGGCATCCGGGTCTCGCAGGTCGGCGTCGACGGTCGGGCCGTGATGACCAGAGTCCGTGCCGAGCGCGACCGCTTTGTTGGCTTCGTTCTCGAAGATGTCGAAGGCTGGCCCGAGGCGCACAAGATCAAGGGATCGGCCCGCTTTACGGCTCCCGGGCGACTGCTGCTGGACGATGGCACCGCTATCGAAGCCGGTCGGGTGGTGATCGCCACCGGCTCGCGCGCCGTGTGGCCCTCGGCCTGGGATGCGCTGGGAGACAGGCTCATCATCAACGACGATGTGTTCGACTGGGATGATCTGCCAGGGTCCGTCGCGGTTTTCGGCAACGGGGTGATCGGTCTGGAGCTTGCCCAGGCGCTCGCTCGCCTCGGCGTGAGGGTGAAGCTGTTCGGACGCAGCGGGCGGGTCGGCCCGTTGACCGACCCTGCGGTCACCGACGCCGCCCACGCTGCATTTGCCGCCGAGTATCGCTTCACCCCGAACGCGCAGGTTGTCGCTGTAGAACGGCAGGGCGACGCCGTCGTGGTGACCGAGCAGGTCGATGGGCACGAGATCGAGGAGCGCTTCGACTACCTGATCGCCGCCACCGGCCGCCGCCCTAATCTTGATCGCCTGGGTCTGGAGCACGCCGGTATTGCGCTCGATGAACGCGGCACCCCGATCGGCTGGGATCGCCACACGACCCGGATCGGGGACAGTGTGATTTTCCTCGCTGGCGATGCCGCACCTGATGCACCGCTGCTGCATGAAGCATCGGATGCCGGACGGATCGCCGGGGAGAATGCCGCACGCTTTCCCTTCGTGGCACCGCGCCATCGCCGCACGGCGATCGGCGTTGTCTTTTCCGACCCGCAGATCGCCATGATCGGTCAAAGCCACGCACAACTGGAACAGGCCAAGACAAGCTTTGTCACCGGCACTGTCGATTTCACGGGGCAAGGACGGTCCCGGGTGGCGGGACGCAATGTCGGCAGGCTCAACATCTATGCCCATCGTGTGACCGGCAAGTTCCTCGGGGCCGAGATGGTGGGCCCTGCGGCCGAGCACATCGCCCATCTGCTCGCCTGGGCGCTGGAGGCGGATCGGTCCGTCCAGCAGATGCTCGACAGTCCGTTCTATCATCCAGTGATCGAAGAAGGGGTTCGCACAGCGCTCCGGGCTGCGCGCGATGCGATGGATGCAACGTCCCCCGCGCACCGGCCCTGCCTCGACTGCCGACCCGCCGCCTGA
- the gap gene encoding type I glyceraldehyde-3-phosphate dehydrogenase gives MTTHIAINGFGRIGRLLARLILEQRPEGIALVAINDMMDARSCAALYKHDSVHGPAAGDVEFGDGWIMVGGQRIVVTRIPDPSTMDHQASGVDLVIEASGLFTDRKKAAAHIARGARRVLISAPAKDADLTVVQGVNHALLRPEHGIVSNASCTTNALAPVAAVLDRAIGIERGHMTTVHSYTNDQRLHDQYHPDLRRARGGAMSMIPTSTGATKAVAEVLPQLKGKLSGASIRVPTPNVSLIDFVFHAARATDENEINALLEEAAAGPFAGIIATTREPLVSVDFNHNPASVTVDLAETKVTDQHLVRSLGWYDNEWGFANRLLETALQMAAQL, from the coding sequence ATGACCACGCATATCGCTATCAACGGCTTCGGCCGCATCGGACGCCTGCTCGCTCGCCTCATTCTGGAGCAGCGCCCCGAAGGCATCGCGCTGGTCGCCATCAACGACATGATGGACGCGCGCAGCTGCGCAGCCCTTTACAAGCACGACAGCGTGCATGGGCCGGCAGCCGGCGATGTGGAATTCGGCGACGGCTGGATCATGGTCGGCGGGCAACGCATTGTTGTGACCCGCATCCCTGATCCGTCGACAATGGATCATCAGGCTTCAGGTGTCGATCTGGTGATCGAGGCCAGCGGACTGTTCACCGATCGCAAGAAAGCTGCGGCACACATCGCGCGCGGTGCCCGGCGCGTGCTGATTTCAGCGCCCGCGAAGGATGCGGATCTCACCGTGGTTCAGGGCGTCAATCACGCCCTGTTGCGTCCCGAACACGGCATCGTGTCCAATGCCAGCTGCACGACCAATGCACTCGCTCCGGTTGCCGCTGTGCTCGACCGCGCCATCGGCATCGAGCGCGGTCACATGACCACCGTCCATTCCTATACCAACGATCAGCGGCTTCACGACCAGTACCACCCCGACCTCAGGCGTGCGCGCGGCGGAGCGATGTCGATGATCCCCACCTCGACCGGCGCGACCAAGGCCGTCGCCGAAGTGCTGCCGCAACTCAAGGGCAAGCTGTCCGGTGCCTCGATCAGGGTTCCGACACCCAACGTCTCGCTGATCGATTTCGTGTTCCATGCCGCGCGAGCGACGGATGAGAACGAGATCAACGCGCTTCTGGAAGAGGCTGCGGCCGGTCCGTTTGCCGGCATAATCGCGACCACTCGCGAGCCGCTGGTCTCGGTCGATTTCAATCACAATCCGGCAAGTGTCACCGTCGATCTGGCCGAAACCAAGGTCACGGATCAGCACCTGGTCCGCAGCCTTGGCTGGTATGACAATGAGTGGGGTTTCGCCAACCGCCTGCTTGAAACTGCGCTCCAGATGGCAGCGCAGCTCTAG
- a CDS encoding thioredoxin family protein has translation MPRELSTATFKAAVIDAGHPVLVSFYADGCGPCQMQAPMLEALEARFRGTAAIVKVNAEHNPELVNLFGVRSLPTMILFAGGRIARRFAGLTNGHDLIMAMLTSLDDC, from the coding sequence ATGCCGCGGGAGCTGAGCACCGCGACCTTCAAGGCTGCGGTGATCGATGCAGGCCACCCCGTACTCGTCAGCTTCTACGCGGACGGGTGCGGCCCGTGTCAGATGCAAGCCCCCATGCTCGAGGCGCTCGAAGCCCGCTTTCGCGGCACAGCCGCCATCGTCAAGGTCAACGCCGAACATAACCCCGAACTGGTCAACCTGTTCGGGGTGCGCTCGCTGCCGACCATGATCTTGTTCGCCGGCGGCAGGATCGCCCGCCGCTTTGCTGGACTGACGAACGGCCACGATCTCATCATGGCCATGCTAACCAGCCTCGACGATTGCTAG
- a CDS encoding DJ-1/PfpI family protein yields the protein MSKRVLLLLADGFEPLEAAGFTDVLGWANIDGDEPIELVSAGLRPRLRATFGFSVVPDALVSALDLDSFDALAVPGGFEGAGFYQDALSDEFLAVIRHFESRGKIVASVCVASLALGAAGILHGRRATTYHQVGGKRKAQLEGYGAQFVDEAIVIDGKLVTSTGPGTAIEVAFALLRDLTSKTVADRIRALMRVPRPDATWQIAPQVPTA from the coding sequence ATGTCCAAACGTGTCTTGTTGCTGCTTGCCGATGGCTTTGAACCGCTCGAAGCGGCAGGCTTCACCGATGTTCTGGGTTGGGCGAATATCGACGGCGACGAGCCGATCGAACTGGTCTCGGCAGGCTTGCGCCCGCGCTTGCGCGCCACCTTCGGCTTTTCGGTTGTGCCCGATGCGCTCGTCAGCGCGCTCGATCTCGACAGCTTCGATGCCCTCGCCGTGCCTGGCGGCTTTGAGGGAGCCGGCTTCTATCAGGATGCCCTGTCGGACGAGTTCCTTGCGGTAATCCGCCACTTTGAATCACGCGGAAAGATCGTCGCGTCGGTCTGCGTGGCGTCGCTCGCCCTCGGTGCAGCGGGGATCCTGCACGGGAGGCGGGCGACCACCTATCATCAGGTAGGAGGCAAGCGGAAAGCCCAGCTGGAGGGCTACGGCGCGCAGTTTGTCGACGAGGCGATCGTCATCGACGGAAAGCTCGTGACCTCGACCGGCCCGGGCACTGCCATCGAAGTGGCCTTTGCCTTGCTGCGCGACCTGACCTCGAAAACGGTCGCCGACCGGATTCGCGCGCTGATGCGCGTGCCGCGTCCTGATGCGACCTGGCAGATTGCGCCGCAGGTGCCGACAGCATGA
- a CDS encoding pyridoxamine 5'-phosphate oxidase family protein, with amino-acid sequence MTQPPSPFHDGEVALQKAVGVADRMEAFGRRVIRDHMPDQHRDFYRQLPFIVLGAVDGEGDAWITLLSGRPGFMASPDPKRLAFAAYPDPQDPATASLRDGAAIGLLGIELHTRRRNRMNGTLRALTAEGFEVAVEHAFGNCPQYIQLRDFAFVREPGDFAEVPAAQTLGMDSPRVRAMIAVADTFFVSSYVDDANGRHVDASHRGGKSGFVRINQDGSLTIPDFAGNLHFNTLGNILLNPKVGLVFPDFATGDMLHLTGDAEVVLDSDEIAAFQGAERLWVFRPRKIFLRPAALPLRFAMRAKGWSPNSLMTGDWEQAADRIAAEESRNSWRPFRIARIVDESSVIRSFHLEPADGKGIVVHEAGQHLPIRVQPSSASAPVLRTYTLSTAPSDGFYRISVKRQGLVSNHLHDDLMVGDVIEARAPAGGFTIDPLEARPAVLLAAGVGITPMLAMLRSIVFEGLRKRRVRPTYMFIAAPTLAERAFDAEIAELLAQAGGAVRVVRLLEITQDAVAGTDFDAEGRISTDLFRQTLPFDAYDFYMCGPPPFMQGLYDQLSDVGVPDARIHAEAFGPASLKRRKPASVETLPPAAGKPVPVAFAKSGKEARWDPSAGSLLDLAEARGLTPEYSCRGGSCGTCAVKVLAGKVTYETRPSAKVGADEALICCAVPAAPEAGGNDRLILDL; translated from the coding sequence ATGACCCAGCCGCCATCGCCATTCCATGATGGTGAAGTCGCCTTGCAGAAAGCGGTCGGTGTGGCCGATCGGATGGAGGCCTTCGGTCGCCGCGTGATCCGCGACCATATGCCGGACCAGCACCGCGACTTCTATCGCCAGCTCCCCTTCATCGTGCTCGGCGCAGTCGATGGGGAGGGTGATGCATGGATCACGCTGCTGAGCGGCAGGCCCGGCTTCATGGCGAGCCCCGATCCGAAGCGGCTCGCCTTTGCCGCGTACCCTGACCCGCAGGATCCGGCCACGGCGTCACTGCGCGATGGTGCGGCTATCGGCCTGCTCGGCATCGAGCTGCACACCCGGCGGCGCAACCGGATGAACGGTACGCTACGCGCGCTGACCGCAGAAGGCTTCGAGGTCGCGGTCGAACACGCTTTTGGCAATTGCCCGCAATATATCCAGCTGCGCGATTTCGCCTTCGTGCGCGAGCCCGGAGACTTTGCCGAGGTGCCCGCTGCGCAGACGCTCGGCATGGACAGCCCGCGGGTGCGGGCGATGATCGCCGTGGCCGATACATTCTTCGTCTCGTCCTATGTCGATGACGCGAATGGCCGTCATGTCGATGCCTCGCACCGCGGCGGCAAATCCGGGTTTGTGCGCATCAACCAGGATGGCTCGTTGACCATTCCCGACTTTGCCGGAAACCTCCATTTCAACACGCTCGGCAATATTCTGCTGAACCCCAAGGTGGGCCTCGTTTTCCCCGACTTCGCCACCGGCGACATGCTGCACCTGACCGGCGATGCCGAGGTGGTGCTCGATTCCGACGAGATCGCCGCGTTTCAGGGTGCCGAGCGGCTGTGGGTGTTCCGCCCGCGCAAGATCTTCCTGCGCCCCGCCGCCCTTCCGCTGCGCTTCGCCATGCGCGCCAAGGGGTGGTCGCCCAACAGCCTGATGACCGGCGACTGGGAGCAGGCCGCCGACCGGATCGCAGCCGAAGAGTCCCGCAATTCCTGGCGCCCCTTCCGGATCGCCCGGATCGTCGATGAAAGCAGCGTCATCCGCTCGTTTCATCTCGAGCCTGCCGACGGCAAAGGCATCGTTGTGCACGAAGCAGGCCAGCATCTGCCGATCCGTGTGCAGCCCTCTTCCGCTAGCGCCCCGGTGCTGCGGACGTATACGCTCTCCACTGCGCCCTCTGACGGATTCTATCGCATCAGCGTCAAGCGACAGGGCCTCGTATCGAACCACCTGCACGACGATCTCATGGTCGGCGATGTGATCGAGGCGCGCGCGCCTGCGGGCGGGTTCACGATCGATCCACTGGAAGCGCGACCGGCCGTGCTGCTCGCCGCCGGGGTCGGGATCACGCCGATGCTGGCGATGCTGCGCAGCATTGTCTTCGAGGGGCTGCGCAAGCGCCGGGTGCGGCCGACCTATATGTTCATCGCCGCGCCGACGCTGGCCGAACGGGCTTTCGATGCAGAGATTGCCGAATTGTTGGCACAGGCTGGGGGCGCGGTGCGGGTCGTCCGCCTGCTCGAGATCACGCAAGATGCCGTGGCCGGCACCGACTTCGATGCCGAGGGCCGGATCAGCACCGATCTGTTCCGCCAGACCCTGCCCTTCGATGCCTACGACTTCTACATGTGCGGACCGCCACCCTTCATGCAGGGGCTTTATGACCAGCTGAGTGACGTCGGTGTTCCCGACGCGCGGATCCATGCCGAAGCCTTCGGCCCCGCCTCGCTCAAGCGGCGCAAGCCAGCCAGCGTGGAGACCTTGCCACCTGCGGCGGGCAAGCCGGTGCCGGTGGCCTTCGCCAAATCCGGCAAGGAAGCACGCTGGGATCCGTCCGCGGGCAGCCTCCTCGATCTCGCGGAAGCACGCGGCCTGACCCCGGAATACAGCTGCCGCGGTGGCTCGTGCGGCACCTGCGCGGTCAAGGTTCTGGCCGGCAAGGTCACCTACGAAACCCGCCCCTCCGCCAAGGTAGGCGCCGACGAGGCGCTGATCTGCTGCGCCGTGCCTGCCGCCCCCGAAGCCGGCGGCAACGACCGGCTGATCCTCGATCTGTAA
- the mltG gene encoding endolytic transglycosylase MltG codes for MKAVRNLVLVVLGLAVAGLVLAWTFLGSATVAKDTPFTIPAGASVGTVAAKLEAEGLISSASGFTLQARIFGSDAPIQAGEFLLKPGMSQGDILDAFQSGDVIRRFVTIPEGMPSILVWERLMAEPLLTGDVPVPPEGSILPDTYSFERGQSRASLVEQMQAAMDKALAEEWAKRAPGIAVDTMRDALILASIVEKETGKPEERRMVAGLYSNRVRTGMKLQADPTIIYPITKGKPLGRRINQSEITAVNGYNTYTRTGLPEGPITNPGRASIAAVLNPEKTAALFMVADGTGGHAFADTLEEHNANVAKWYAIRRDRGEM; via the coding sequence GTGAAGGCCGTGCGCAATCTGGTTCTGGTTGTGCTCGGCCTTGCAGTGGCCGGGCTGGTGCTGGCGTGGACGTTCCTCGGATCGGCTACGGTCGCGAAGGATACGCCTTTCACGATCCCCGCAGGCGCCTCGGTCGGCACGGTTGCCGCCAAGCTTGAGGCCGAGGGGCTGATCTCCTCGGCCTCCGGCTTCACGCTTCAGGCGCGGATCTTCGGCTCCGACGCGCCGATCCAGGCGGGCGAGTTCCTGCTGAAGCCCGGCATGAGCCAGGGCGACATTCTCGATGCGTTCCAGTCGGGCGACGTGATCCGCCGCTTCGTCACCATCCCCGAAGGGATGCCCTCGATCCTCGTGTGGGAACGCCTGATGGCGGAACCCCTGCTGACCGGCGACGTGCCCGTGCCGCCCGAAGGCTCGATCCTGCCGGACACCTATTCCTTCGAACGCGGACAGTCGCGCGCCAGCCTCGTCGAACAGATGCAGGCGGCGATGGACAAGGCGCTGGCCGAGGAATGGGCCAAGCGCGCGCCCGGCATCGCGGTCGATACGATGCGTGACGCGCTGATCCTCGCCTCGATCGTCGAGAAGGAAACCGGCAAGCCCGAAGAACGCCGCATGGTCGCCGGGCTCTATTCCAACCGCGTGCGCACCGGCATGAAGCTGCAGGCGGACCCGACGATCATCTACCCGATCACCAAGGGCAAACCCTTGGGTCGGCGCATCAACCAGTCGGAGATCACTGCGGTCAACGGTTACAACACCTATACCCGCACCGGGCTGCCCGAGGGGCCGATCACCAATCCGGGCCGCGCCAGCATTGCCGCAGTGCTTAATCCCGAAAAGACCGCCGCGCTGTTCATGGTCGCGGACGGGACGGGCGGGCATGCGTTCGCCGACACGCTCGAAGAGCACAATGCCAACGTCGCCAAGTGGTATGCCATCCGCAGAGATCGGGGCGAAATGTAA
- a CDS encoding acyl carrier protein — protein MSDIADRVAKIVVENLGVEADKVTQEASFIDDLGADSLDIVELVMAFEEEFGVEIPDDAAEKIATVGDATKYIEEHKG, from the coding sequence ATGAGCGATATTGCCGACCGGGTGGCGAAGATTGTCGTCGAGAATCTCGGTGTTGAGGCCGACAAGGTCACGCAGGAGGCCAGCTTCATCGACGATCTCGGTGCGGACAGCCTCGACATCGTCGAGCTGGTGATGGCCTTCGAAGAGGAATTCGGCGTCGAAATCCCTGACGATGCAGCCGAAAAGATCGCCACCGTCGGCGATGCGACCAAGTACATCGAGGAACACAAGGGCTGA
- the fabF gene encoding beta-ketoacyl-ACP synthase II, whose protein sequence is MRRVVVTGLGLVTPLGADVETTWANLIAGKSGAGQITRFDASNQKCTIACEVKPKDHPWGFDPEKRVDFKVQRQVDPFIVYGIDAAGQALEDAGLTDMTEAEKERTGCSIGSGIGGLPGIEIESVNLHERGPGRVSPHFVHGRLINLITGQVQIKYGFMGPNHAVVTACSTGAHSIGDAARMIMMDDADIMLAGGAESTINPLGIAGFAQARALNMSMNDRPTEASRPYDRNRDGFVMGEGAGVVVLEEYERAKARGAKIYAEVTGYGLSGDAYHVTAPHPEGRGAELAMRMALKKAGLGPGDIDYINAHGTSTMADTIELAAIKRVLGDDLGGASMSSTKSAIGHLLGGAGAVEAIFCILAMRDGIVPPTLNLHDPDDGTEGIDLVPLVARKREVRAVLNNSFGFGGTNASIIMQKVD, encoded by the coding sequence ATGCGCCGTGTGGTTGTAACCGGGTTGGGTCTGGTCACTCCGCTGGGAGCCGATGTCGAAACGACATGGGCAAACCTCATCGCTGGCAAGAGCGGGGCGGGGCAGATCACCCGTTTCGATGCCTCGAACCAGAAGTGCACCATCGCTTGCGAAGTGAAGCCCAAGGATCACCCCTGGGGATTCGATCCGGAAAAGCGGGTCGATTTCAAGGTGCAGCGCCAGGTCGATCCGTTCATCGTCTATGGCATTGATGCCGCAGGCCAGGCGCTGGAAGATGCCGGCCTCACCGACATGACCGAGGCCGAGAAGGAGCGCACCGGCTGCTCGATCGGCTCCGGCATCGGCGGCCTTCCGGGGATCGAGATTGAGAGCGTCAACCTCCACGAACGCGGCCCCGGCCGGGTCAGCCCGCACTTTGTCCACGGGCGGCTGATCAATCTCATCACCGGTCAGGTGCAGATCAAATACGGTTTCATGGGGCCGAACCACGCGGTCGTCACCGCCTGCTCCACCGGCGCGCATTCGATCGGCGATGCCGCGCGGATGATCATGATGGACGATGCCGACATCATGCTGGCGGGCGGGGCGGAAAGCACCATCAACCCGCTCGGGATCGCCGGTTTCGCGCAGGCGCGCGCGCTCAACATGAGCATGAACGACCGCCCGACCGAAGCGAGCCGTCCCTATGACCGGAACCGCGACGGTTTCGTCATGGGCGAGGGCGCGGGCGTGGTCGTGCTCGAGGAATACGAACGCGCCAAGGCGCGCGGCGCGAAGATCTATGCCGAAGTGACCGGTTATGGCCTCTCGGGCGATGCCTACCACGTCACCGCCCCGCACCCCGAAGGCCGCGGCGCGGAACTCGCCATGCGCATGGCCTTGAAGAAGGCAGGGCTCGGGCCGGGCGACATCGACTACATCAACGCCCACGGCACCTCGACCATGGCCGACACCATCGAACTCGCCGCGATCAAGCGCGTGCTGGGCGATGACCTCGGCGGTGCGTCGATGTCCTCGACCAAGTCCGCGATCGGCCACCTTCTGGGCGGCGCTGGCGCGGTGGAGGCGATCTTCTGCATTCTCGCGATGCGCGACGGGATTGTGCCGCCGACCTTGAACCTGCATGATCCCGATGATGGCACAGAAGGCATTGATCTCGTCCCGCTGGTCGCTCGCAAGCGCGAAGTACGTGCGGTTCTCAACAATTCCTTCGGCTTTGGCGGCACAAACGCTTCGATCATCATGCAGAAGGTCGACTGA
- a CDS encoding pyridoxamine 5'-phosphate oxidase family protein: MTRRPVDVAFTPAVRAAQARKGSRVIYEGMEMGRSLEDLTPFIAGVRSLYLATASAEGQPYIQHRGGPPGFLHIIGDHTLAFADFKGNRQFITTGNLAENPRAYIFLMDYARRQRIKIWGTARVIEGDSALEQRLMPEGYRARPEQVIVFEVEAWDSNCPQHIPQMFHADDVRAALAERDEKIAMLEAELAAFRAAQ; this comes from the coding sequence ATGACCCGCCGGCCCGTCGATGTCGCCTTCACGCCCGCAGTCAGAGCTGCGCAGGCGCGCAAGGGGTCGCGCGTGATCTACGAAGGGATGGAGATGGGCCGGTCACTGGAGGATCTGACCCCCTTCATTGCCGGTGTCCGCAGCCTTTATCTCGCCACCGCGAGCGCCGAAGGCCAGCCCTACATCCAGCACCGCGGCGGACCGCCGGGGTTCCTGCACATCATCGGCGACCACACCCTCGCCTTTGCCGATTTCAAAGGCAACCGGCAGTTCATCACCACCGGCAACCTCGCCGAGAACCCGCGCGCCTACATCTTCCTGATGGATTACGCGCGGCGCCAGCGGATCAAGATATGGGGCACCGCGCGGGTGATCGAGGGCGACTCGGCACTCGAACAGCGCCTGATGCCCGAAGGCTACCGCGCCCGGCCCGAGCAGGTGATCGTGTTCGAGGTCGAGGCATGGGATTCCAATTGCCCGCAGCACATCCCGCAGATGTTCCACGCAGACGACGTGCGGGCCGCGCTGGCGGAGCGCGACGAGAAGATAGCAATGCTCGAAGCCGAGCTCGCAGCATTTCGCGCAGCGCAATGA
- a CDS encoding nuclear transport factor 2 family protein — MTRPPLPPFTDETAREKVRLAEDGWNSRDAARVALAYTEDTQWRNRAEFPRGRAEAQAFLERKWAKELDYRLIKELWAHAGNRIAVRYAYEYHDDSGNWFRAYGNENWEFAPDGLMQRRFASINEHPIREEERLFRWPLGRRPDDHPGLSDLGL; from the coding sequence ATGACCCGTCCCCCGCTTCCCCCCTTCACCGATGAAACCGCCCGCGAGAAGGTCCGTCTGGCGGAGGATGGCTGGAACAGCCGCGATGCCGCCAGGGTGGCGCTCGCCTACACCGAGGATACCCAATGGCGGAACCGCGCCGAGTTCCCGCGCGGGCGCGCCGAGGCGCAGGCGTTTCTGGAGCGCAAATGGGCCAAGGAGCTCGACTACCGGCTGATCAAGGAGCTGTGGGCGCACGCCGGCAACCGGATCGCGGTGCGCTATGCCTATGAATACCACGATGACAGCGGCAACTGGTTCCGCGCCTATGGCAACGAGAACTGGGAGTTTGCCCCTGACGGCCTGATGCAGCGGCGATTTGCGAGCATCAACGAACATCCCATTCGCGAGGAAGAGCGCCTGTTCCGCTGGCCCCTCGGACGCCGTCCCGACGACCATCCCGGCCTGTCGGACCTCGGGCTCTAG
- a CDS encoding zinc-dependent alcohol dehydrogenase family protein: protein MISRHYALTREGSSLTLRQTTKPVPELSPNQILIKVRAASLNYRDLLTMGDADATRDGLTPLSDASGVVVQIGSAVTTWTIGDRVSPNFFPAWLGGAFSPVNLSNALGGGQTDGVLSEYLVIDETAAVAIPDHLSFVEAATLPYAGVTAWHALFERGKLQPGETVLVQGTGGVALFGLQLAAAQGARVIVTSSSDAKLARAAALGAWQVINYKTQPDWDQAVMTLTDGHGADHILELGGPDTYDRSIAAIAPGGRIAQIGVLSGFGAQPNLTPLQFKNASINGICVGSVEHYERLNAFVAEHAIHPIVNEVFAFDDAPLAYERLRAAGHFGKIAISFDR from the coding sequence ATGATATCCCGCCACTATGCCCTCACCCGCGAGGGTTCTTCGCTTACGCTCAGGCAGACGACAAAGCCGGTTCCGGAACTTTCGCCCAACCAGATTCTCATCAAGGTGCGCGCGGCCAGCCTCAACTACCGCGATCTGCTGACCATGGGCGATGCCGATGCGACGCGCGATGGCCTCACGCCCTTATCGGACGCATCGGGCGTTGTCGTACAGATCGGATCGGCGGTCACAACGTGGACAATAGGCGACCGCGTCAGCCCCAATTTCTTCCCGGCATGGCTTGGCGGCGCATTTTCGCCGGTGAACCTGTCGAACGCGCTCGGCGGCGGGCAGACCGATGGCGTGCTGAGCGAATACCTGGTGATCGATGAGACCGCTGCGGTCGCCATTCCCGACCATCTGAGCTTCGTAGAGGCCGCCACCTTGCCCTACGCGGGCGTCACCGCATGGCATGCGCTCTTCGAACGCGGCAAATTGCAACCCGGTGAAACCGTGCTGGTGCAGGGTACGGGCGGTGTCGCGCTGTTCGGCTTGCAACTAGCCGCTGCGCAAGGGGCGCGGGTGATTGTCACCTCGTCGTCCGATGCCAAGCTCGCACGCGCTGCGGCGCTCGGTGCGTGGCAGGTCATCAACTACAAGACCCAGCCCGATTGGGATCAGGCGGTGATGACGCTCACTGATGGACATGGCGCCGATCACATCCTGGAACTTGGCGGACCGGACACCTATGATCGTTCGATTGCGGCCATCGCCCCGGGCGGGCGGATCGCCCAGATCGGCGTGTTGTCAGGCTTTGGCGCGCAGCCCAATCTCACCCCGCTGCAATTCAAGAACGCCAGCATCAATGGCATCTGCGTCGGCTCCGTAGAGCACTACGAACGCTTGAACGCTTTCGTAGCCGAACATGCGATCCATCCGATCGTCAATGAAGTCTTCGCATTCGACGACGCGCCGCTCGCCTACGAGCGGCTCCGCGCGGCCGGACACTTCGGCAAGATCGCGATCTCCTTCGACCGCTGA
- a CDS encoding 2'-5' RNA ligase family protein yields the protein MPQPFIVTAALPPDLAGFAEGLRRAHYPPERNHLHAHVTLFHAFAPSLREELADYLPKVAAEFAAPEGAVKGVLDLGKGTAIALEAPQLLTLREGIAEHFHGSLTAQDLYEPRPHITIQNKVTKDEASALQASLAPVLAGWAAKGRFIFPALELWHYRGGPWERVKTCAFRGRERL from the coding sequence ATGCCCCAACCTTTCATCGTCACCGCCGCGCTGCCGCCCGACCTCGCGGGCTTTGCCGAGGGGCTGCGCCGCGCGCATTATCCGCCCGAGCGCAACCATCTCCACGCCCACGTCACGCTGTTCCACGCCTTCGCGCCCTCGCTGCGGGAGGAGCTGGCCGACTATCTTCCGAAGGTCGCCGCCGAATTCGCCGCGCCCGAGGGGGCAGTGAAGGGGGTGCTGGATCTGGGCAAGGGCACCGCGATCGCGCTGGAGGCGCCGCAGCTGCTCACCTTGCGCGAAGGGATCGCCGAACATTTCCACGGCAGCCTGACCGCGCAGGATCTCTACGAGCCGCGCCCGCACATCACCATCCAGAACAAGGTGACCAAGGACGAGGCGAGCGCGCTTCAGGCGAGCCTTGCACCGGTGCTGGCAGGCTGGGCGGCCAAGGGGCGCTTCATCTTCCCCGCGCTGGAATTGTGGCACTATCGCGGCGGCCCGTGGGAGCGGGTCAAGACCTGCGCTTTCCGGGGCCGCGAACGGCTGTGA